From a single Arthrobacter sp. SLBN-112 genomic region:
- a CDS encoding endonuclease/exonuclease/phosphatase family protein: MRVISYNLRKHKASGELLALARNHDIDALCLQEVDSSDLPETLGPLQLADATKGNRLGLAIYYRASRFTALDTQSFALKKSMHDRVLAPAHERLIGTRVMDNETQHELVIGSFHAAPLTASNSLRRKQIHAAHAELLSMGKGLMTLMVGDFNYPFFTKNLDMHMKNSGYALSLSNRRTYTRYKVFKGHFDFATSLGLDIASVETLPRGNSDHLPILVTAEYGEGY, encoded by the coding sequence ATGCGCGTCATCAGCTACAACCTCCGCAAGCACAAGGCCAGCGGCGAGCTCCTCGCCCTGGCCAGGAACCACGACATTGATGCTCTGTGCCTCCAGGAAGTGGATTCCAGCGACCTTCCGGAGACCCTTGGCCCCCTGCAATTGGCCGATGCCACCAAGGGCAACCGGCTGGGGCTGGCCATCTATTACCGGGCCAGCCGCTTCACCGCACTGGACACGCAGTCCTTTGCCTTGAAGAAATCCATGCATGACCGGGTCCTGGCCCCCGCCCATGAGCGGCTCATCGGAACGCGGGTCATGGACAACGAAACCCAGCATGAACTGGTGATCGGCTCATTCCACGCGGCCCCGCTGACGGCATCAAACTCGCTGCGCAGGAAGCAGATCCATGCCGCGCACGCCGAACTGCTGAGCATGGGCAAGGGCCTTATGACGCTGATGGTGGGCGACTTCAACTACCCGTTCTTCACTAAGAACCTGGACATGCACATGAAGAATTCAGGCTATGCCCTCTCGCTGAGCAACCGGCGGACCTACACCCGATACAAGGTGTTCAAGGGCCATTTCGACTTCGCCACGTCACTTGGCCTGGATATCGCCAGCGTGGAAACCCTGCCGCGCGGCAACTCCGACCACCTGCCCATCCTCGTGACCGCCGAGTACGGCGAAGGCTACTAG
- a CDS encoding ABC1 kinase family protein, protein MSSIVHARADPPPAVREHRGRYRRILRFAAANLAATWWFELFLPRIGLGGVAARTRSRRMQRFARRFHDLAVELGGLMIKVGQFLSSRLDVLPPEITKELEGLQDEVPPVAFPGIAALAAGELGAPPDRVFASVDESPIAAASLGQAHRAHLCPLDAGDTGLDAVVLKVQRPGIGAIVDVDLAALRKVAGWLSHVRLVSRRADVRALVEEFAQISLQEIDYLHEAVNAERFAADFAGDDRVAVPEVVWERTTRRVLTLEDVTAIKITDVRALRAAGIDPAAVAPVFAAIMFDQLFANGFFHADPHPGNIFVTPVPAGAGGLPWKLTFIDFGMMGEVTASTRSGLRKLLIAAAARDGKGLVAAINDVGVLMPSADSIGLERAMTQLFARFGGMGFAELREVDPREFRDFAVEFGDVVRSLPFQLPENFLLIIRAMSLTSGVCSALDERFNLWDSVEPYAAQLLRDERGNLVQDVARQAVDAAGVALRLPGRLDALAGRLEEGSLQVGVPRLERQAARLERAGRRLGSAVVFVGLLVAGAIVRADDLAFGNVLMATSSLPLLHALWAGRRGR, encoded by the coding sequence GTGTCCTCGATCGTCCATGCCAGGGCGGACCCGCCGCCCGCGGTGCGGGAGCACCGTGGGCGCTACCGGCGGATCCTGCGCTTCGCCGCCGCGAACCTTGCTGCCACGTGGTGGTTCGAGCTGTTCCTGCCGCGGATCGGTCTTGGCGGGGTCGCCGCCCGGACGCGTTCCCGGCGGATGCAGCGCTTTGCCCGGCGGTTCCATGACCTGGCCGTGGAACTCGGCGGCCTGATGATCAAGGTGGGCCAGTTCCTGTCCTCCAGGCTTGACGTCCTGCCTCCGGAGATCACCAAAGAGCTCGAAGGGCTGCAGGATGAAGTGCCGCCGGTAGCCTTCCCGGGAATTGCTGCCCTGGCGGCAGGGGAACTGGGCGCGCCCCCGGACCGGGTGTTCGCCTCGGTGGACGAGTCCCCGATTGCAGCCGCCTCGCTGGGCCAGGCCCACAGGGCGCACCTGTGCCCCCTGGACGCCGGGGATACCGGCCTGGACGCTGTGGTCCTGAAGGTGCAGCGTCCGGGCATCGGTGCCATTGTCGACGTCGACCTGGCCGCGCTGCGGAAGGTGGCCGGCTGGCTCAGCCACGTCCGGCTCGTCTCCCGCCGCGCCGACGTGCGCGCCCTGGTGGAGGAATTCGCGCAGATCAGCCTGCAGGAGATTGACTACCTGCACGAGGCGGTCAACGCCGAGCGCTTCGCGGCCGATTTTGCCGGTGATGACCGGGTGGCTGTACCGGAGGTTGTCTGGGAGCGGACAACCCGCCGTGTGCTTACGCTCGAGGACGTTACGGCCATCAAGATCACCGATGTCCGTGCGCTCCGGGCTGCCGGCATCGATCCCGCCGCGGTTGCCCCGGTATTTGCCGCCATCATGTTCGACCAGCTGTTCGCCAACGGCTTCTTCCATGCCGACCCGCACCCGGGGAACATTTTCGTCACCCCGGTCCCTGCAGGCGCAGGCGGACTTCCCTGGAAACTGACGTTCATCGACTTCGGCATGATGGGCGAGGTTACTGCCTCCACGCGCAGCGGCCTGCGGAAGCTCCTGATCGCCGCAGCTGCCCGCGACGGCAAGGGACTGGTGGCGGCAATCAATGACGTGGGCGTCCTGATGCCCTCAGCGGACAGCATCGGCCTGGAACGCGCCATGACCCAGCTTTTTGCCCGCTTCGGCGGCATGGGCTTTGCCGAGCTGCGCGAAGTTGACCCCCGGGAGTTCCGCGATTTCGCGGTGGAGTTTGGGGACGTGGTCCGCTCGCTGCCGTTCCAGCTGCCGGAGAATTTCCTGCTGATCATCCGAGCCATGTCCCTGACATCCGGGGTGTGCAGCGCACTGGATGAACGCTTCAACCTCTGGGATTCGGTGGAACCCTATGCGGCACAGCTGCTGCGCGACGAGCGCGGGAACCTTGTTCAGGACGTGGCCCGGCAGGCGGTGGACGCCGCGGGTGTGGCCCTCCGCCTGCCCGGCCGGCTGGATGCCCTGGCCGGCCGGCTTGAGGAGGGATCGCTGCAGGTGGGTGTTCCGCGGCTGGAGCGGCAGGCGGCACGGCTGGAACGGGCAGGAAGGCGCCTCGGCTCCGCCGTGGTTTTCGTTGGCCTGCTGGTGGCCGGCGCCATCGTCCGCGCCGACGACCTGGCATTCGGCAACGTGCTGATGGCCACATCATCCCTTCCCCTGCTGCACGCCCTGTGGGCGGGGCGCCGGGGGCGTTAA
- a CDS encoding lytic transglycosylase domain-containing protein, translating to MPLFVTNRFFPLFAGSMAIALAGATMLPATAEEPPPGGYPSWSEVQQAQSSEAAKAAEITAINGLLDDLQAQSEAAGDAAVRSAADYAEADAELQLATSRLGTLSAQAARADDQLARYRKDIGALAVQSYKTGGTNTGFFVALDALGTNSTQGLNVVKIVGDKTAALVNKAAAAGKVAAVLREQEQVARSERERLAGEAKVKSEAASSARDALARQVTEEQQHSGELTAQLAALKGTTAALEGEYRQGQAALAAYEAAQAAKRAAAEEQARRQAEAAAKAAAAAAQQPKQPAPAAPAAGANPVPANPAPANSAPAAPANNPAPAVPVAPPPAPALPSPPAVVVPSVPGGAVNDPAGAKSYASGRLAAFGWGQDQFLCLAQLWTKESNWLTTATNAWSGAYGIAQALPPGKYASAGSDWLTSYRTQVDWGLGYIRDRYGSPCGAWNHSVSLNWY from the coding sequence ATGCCCCTGTTCGTTACCAATCGGTTCTTCCCGCTGTTCGCAGGCTCCATGGCGATCGCCCTGGCCGGCGCCACCATGTTGCCGGCCACAGCGGAGGAGCCGCCGCCCGGCGGATATCCCTCGTGGAGCGAGGTGCAGCAGGCACAGTCGTCTGAAGCGGCAAAGGCCGCGGAGATCACCGCCATCAACGGGCTCCTGGACGATCTTCAGGCGCAGTCGGAGGCGGCCGGGGATGCGGCGGTCCGGTCTGCCGCCGATTACGCCGAAGCGGATGCGGAGCTCCAATTGGCAACATCCCGGTTGGGGACCCTGTCCGCGCAGGCGGCCCGTGCAGACGACCAGCTGGCCCGCTACCGGAAGGACATCGGTGCCCTGGCCGTCCAGTCGTACAAGACCGGCGGGACCAACACCGGATTCTTCGTGGCGCTCGACGCGCTGGGGACCAACAGCACCCAGGGGCTCAACGTGGTCAAGATTGTAGGGGATAAGACTGCTGCGTTGGTGAATAAGGCGGCAGCGGCAGGAAAGGTGGCCGCTGTGCTCAGGGAACAGGAACAGGTTGCCAGGAGCGAGCGGGAACGCCTGGCCGGGGAGGCGAAGGTTAAATCCGAGGCCGCCAGTTCAGCCCGGGACGCATTGGCACGGCAGGTCACCGAGGAACAGCAGCACAGCGGCGAGTTGACTGCCCAGCTTGCCGCCCTGAAGGGTACGACGGCGGCCCTTGAGGGGGAGTATCGCCAGGGCCAGGCGGCGCTGGCGGCCTACGAGGCGGCCCAGGCGGCAAAGCGCGCCGCCGCGGAGGAGCAGGCCCGCCGCCAGGCCGAAGCTGCCGCCAAGGCCGCAGCGGCTGCCGCCCAGCAGCCCAAGCAGCCCGCACCCGCCGCCCCAGCTGCTGGGGCTAATCCCGTCCCGGCGAATCCGGCACCGGCCAATTCGGCACCGGCCGCGCCTGCCAACAATCCAGCTCCTGCCGTTCCGGTTGCGCCGCCACCGGCGCCGGCCCTGCCAAGCCCGCCCGCCGTCGTCGTTCCTTCCGTTCCCGGTGGAGCTGTCAACGATCCGGCCGGGGCAAAAAGCTACGCGTCCGGACGCCTTGCTGCCTTCGGCTGGGGCCAGGACCAGTTTCTGTGCCTGGCCCAGCTGTGGACCAAGGAATCCAACTGGCTGACCACCGCCACCAACGCCTGGTCCGGGGCCTACGGGATTGCGCAGGCGCTGCCGCCGGGCAAGTATGCCAGCGCCGGCAGCGACTGGCTGACCAGCTACCGGACGCAGGTCGATTGGGGCCTGGGCTATATCCGTGACCGCTACGGTTCGCCCTGCGGTGCGTGGAACCATTCCGTGTCCCTGAACTGGTACTGA
- a CDS encoding DNA alkylation repair protein, protein MDPVLHPARLPGARTVTGAPDVVSAAAEFVDRTLQNEGAWYRADDVGNRLGGVLASYGSSIGAVRGTVRDALRKFKDLDHDGTVMLASALWGQPRPGSRPVFERRLAAVVLLQSKVGLLRHSDLTRLEGFLRSAQAADLTEPLLSDVLVPLLAGLGERERQRAGVVLARWREDPDPELRAAAGALSNELTP, encoded by the coding sequence ATGGACCCCGTTTTGCATCCGGCACGCCTCCCAGGGGCGCGGACGGTGACGGGCGCCCCGGACGTTGTGTCCGCTGCGGCGGAGTTCGTGGACCGGACCCTGCAGAACGAGGGCGCCTGGTACCGGGCAGACGATGTCGGAAACCGGCTGGGCGGCGTCCTGGCCTCGTACGGTTCCTCCATAGGGGCAGTCCGCGGCACGGTCCGCGACGCCCTCCGCAAGTTCAAGGACCTGGACCACGACGGCACTGTGATGCTCGCCTCTGCCCTGTGGGGGCAGCCAAGGCCCGGATCCCGCCCGGTTTTCGAACGGCGCCTTGCCGCCGTCGTGCTGCTGCAGTCAAAGGTGGGGCTGCTCCGGCATTCGGACCTCACGCGACTGGAAGGATTCCTTCGGTCAGCCCAGGCGGCGGACCTCACGGAGCCTCTGCTCTCCGATGTCCTGGTGCCGCTCCTGGCAGGCCTGGGGGAGCGTGAACGGCAGCGGGCCGGCGTTGTACTGGCACGGTGGCGGGAGGACCCGGACCCGGAACTGCGGGCGGCGGCCGGTGCGCTTTCGAACGAATTGACCCCGTAA
- a CDS encoding DUF1918 domain-containing protein, which translates to MEAAQGDRIVVHGRTVGSSDRHGVILEVRGEGGSPPYVVRFDDGHETVMYPGGDFAVDHGHET; encoded by the coding sequence ATGGAGGCAGCCCAAGGTGACCGCATTGTGGTGCATGGAAGGACCGTCGGGTCCTCGGACCGGCACGGGGTGATCCTGGAAGTCCGTGGCGAGGGCGGCAGCCCACCCTACGTTGTCCGCTTCGACGACGGGCACGAAACGGTTATGTACCCCGGCGGCGATTTCGCCGTCGACCACGGGCACGAGACCTGA
- a CDS encoding NUDIX domain-containing protein translates to MDFFPSASTSSTPPPRTGPRDPGDAWVEGERGRYWGRFGAAGVLAYDPAKGVLLQHRAVWSHNGGTWGLPGGALHEGEEPVDGALREAYEEAAVPSESVEVLFTSVLDHGYWSYTTVVVRVRESFEPVISDPESIALLWIPVAEVDSLELHPGFAASWPDLLSRLDTDESW, encoded by the coding sequence ATGGATTTCTTCCCGTCCGCCAGCACGTCCTCCACTCCGCCGCCCCGCACCGGTCCCCGCGACCCGGGCGACGCCTGGGTGGAAGGGGAGCGCGGCCGGTACTGGGGCAGGTTTGGCGCAGCCGGCGTCCTGGCCTACGACCCCGCAAAAGGCGTGCTGCTGCAGCACCGTGCCGTCTGGAGCCACAACGGTGGAACCTGGGGCCTGCCCGGCGGGGCGCTGCACGAGGGCGAGGAACCGGTGGACGGCGCCCTCCGCGAAGCCTACGAGGAGGCTGCCGTCCCGTCCGAAAGCGTCGAAGTGCTGTTCACCTCGGTGCTGGACCACGGTTACTGGTCCTACACCACAGTGGTAGTCCGGGTGCGGGAATCCTTCGAACCCGTCATCAGCGACCCTGAGAGCATCGCCCTGCTGTGGATCCCGGTGGCCGAGGTGGACTCCCTGGAGCTGCACCCCGGCTTCGCGGCCTCCTGGCCGGACCTGCTGTCGAGGCTGGATACCGACGAATCCTGGTAG
- a CDS encoding PadR family transcriptional regulator yields MRASHPVGGFGGNNLDGMWQAVEELRSRFEKRVGTRAGKGEVRAAVLALLAERPMHGYQIIREIEERSGGSWKPSAGSVYPTLQLLADEGSISAEESNGRKIYSLTEAGREEVAAQHGSAPWDPVAAMGGGGTGSLPKAGIELAQAAAQVGRTGSPEQVQQAVAVLDEARRRLYAILAQD; encoded by the coding sequence ATGCGTGCTTCACACCCTGTAGGGGGATTCGGCGGGAACAACCTTGACGGCATGTGGCAGGCCGTGGAGGAGCTGCGCTCCCGGTTTGAAAAGCGGGTTGGAACCCGTGCCGGGAAAGGCGAGGTGCGGGCAGCCGTGCTGGCCCTCCTAGCGGAACGGCCAATGCACGGCTACCAGATTATCCGGGAGATCGAGGAGCGCAGCGGCGGCAGCTGGAAGCCGAGCGCGGGTTCTGTCTATCCCACGCTGCAGCTGCTGGCCGATGAAGGATCCATCAGCGCCGAGGAATCCAACGGGCGGAAGATCTACTCATTGACCGAGGCCGGCCGCGAGGAGGTGGCGGCCCAGCACGGATCCGCACCATGGGACCCCGTCGCTGCCATGGGCGGCGGCGGAACGGGGTCCCTCCCAAAAGCCGGAATTGAACTGGCGCAGGCAGCTGCGCAGGTGGGCCGGACCGGTTCACCCGAACAGGTGCAGCAGGCAGTGGCTGTATTGGACGAGGCCCGCCGCCGGCTCTACGCCATCCTCGCCCAGGACTGA
- a CDS encoding DUF1810 domain-containing protein, which translates to MNETFDLERFVAAQNSGGAYEQALGELQVGRKSGHWMWFVFPQIAGLGQSAMSRKYAISSLAEARAYLDHEVLGPRLLECAVVLANHADQSAEDIFGGIDAKKLRSSMTLFLRAAPGETVFKTVLAQFFNGEPDPATDDLLADRDAAD; encoded by the coding sequence ATGAATGAGACGTTTGACCTTGAGCGCTTTGTTGCCGCCCAGAACTCTGGCGGAGCTTATGAGCAGGCGTTGGGGGAGCTGCAGGTCGGCAGGAAGTCCGGGCACTGGATGTGGTTCGTCTTCCCTCAGATTGCCGGGCTGGGGCAGAGTGCCATGTCGCGCAAATACGCCATTTCGTCACTCGCTGAAGCCCGGGCCTACCTGGACCACGAGGTGCTGGGGCCCCGGCTGCTGGAGTGCGCGGTAGTCCTGGCAAACCACGCCGACCAATCGGCCGAGGACATTTTCGGCGGCATCGACGCGAAGAAGCTCCGCTCCTCCATGACACTGTTTCTCCGGGCGGCACCCGGAGAAACAGTGTTCAAGACGGTCCTGGCCCAGTTCTTCAACGGCGAGCCCGACCCCGCCACCGACGATCTCCTGGCGGACCGGGACGCGGCCGACTGA
- a CDS encoding glucose 1-dehydrogenase, with protein sequence MTDQYTFRNPVTAYEKISPPKQHQPEPGLDAELEPKADLGEETYRGTGRLEGRRAIVTGADSGIGAATAIAFAREGADVVLSYLPQEEEDASRIAGIIEAAGRKAVKVPGDLKDSAACRDLVDTALAVLGGLDILVNNAGKQVAQEDLEDITDEQFDHTLKTNVYAMFWVTKAAVPHMPAGSTIINTTSIQAYNPSPTLVDYATTKASINNFTKGLAQQLAPKGIRVNAVAPGPIWTPLQVSSGQPKEQLPEFGQSTPLGRAGQPAELAPAYVFLASPESSYVVGETLNVNGGSPTP encoded by the coding sequence ATGACTGACCAGTACACCTTCCGTAATCCCGTGACTGCCTACGAAAAAATCTCCCCGCCCAAGCAGCACCAGCCCGAGCCGGGCCTTGATGCGGAACTGGAGCCCAAGGCCGATCTCGGCGAGGAAACCTACCGCGGAACCGGCCGGCTGGAAGGCCGCCGCGCCATCGTGACCGGCGCGGACTCCGGCATCGGGGCTGCAACGGCGATCGCCTTTGCGCGGGAGGGCGCCGACGTCGTCCTTTCCTACCTGCCGCAGGAAGAGGAGGATGCCTCCCGGATCGCCGGGATCATCGAAGCGGCCGGCCGCAAGGCCGTCAAGGTGCCGGGTGACCTCAAGGACTCCGCTGCCTGCCGCGACCTGGTGGATACTGCGCTGGCCGTCCTGGGGGGACTGGACATCCTGGTGAACAACGCCGGGAAGCAGGTGGCCCAGGAGGATCTGGAGGACATTACCGACGAGCAGTTCGACCACACGCTGAAGACCAACGTCTACGCGATGTTCTGGGTGACCAAGGCCGCCGTGCCGCACATGCCCGCAGGCTCCACGATCATCAACACCACGTCCATCCAGGCCTACAACCCGTCCCCCACGCTGGTGGACTACGCCACCACCAAGGCGAGCATCAACAACTTCACCAAGGGACTGGCCCAGCAGCTGGCACCCAAGGGAATCAGGGTGAACGCCGTGGCTCCCGGTCCCATCTGGACGCCCCTGCAGGTCAGCAGCGGCCAGCCCAAGGAGCAGCTGCCGGAGTTCGGCCAGTCCACGCCGCTGGGCCGTGCCGGCCAGCCTGCCGAGCTGGCCCCCGCCTACGTCTTCCTGGCGTCCCCGGAGTCCAGCTACGTGGTGGGCGAGACGCTGAACGTCAACGGTGGCAGCCCCACGCCCTGA
- a CDS encoding thioesterase family protein produces MTADLPELAEGNFYYQDLGGGRFRSTIHAQGAWNVHEQHMAPASGLMADVLERHQPREDMRMARVSYEILGLIPGGEFRIDTTTLRPGRTIELVQAELVAGGRTAIRAMGWRLQTSDTAEVAAIEDAAIPGPDECKPYDGAAVWPGGYIRSLEMRVAEGHRPGAGKVWLRTDHPLTDRADSGDFVRLMGLVDTANGIAARVPPGKDSYAFPNLDLQIHMYRRPEGEWLGLDNAVSFGRDGIGLTSTVLHDRQGPFGRAEQILTLRRS; encoded by the coding sequence TTGACTGCAGACCTGCCCGAGCTCGCCGAAGGCAACTTCTACTACCAGGACCTTGGCGGTGGCCGGTTCCGGTCCACTATCCATGCCCAGGGCGCCTGGAACGTCCACGAACAGCACATGGCTCCCGCTTCGGGGCTCATGGCAGATGTCCTGGAACGGCACCAGCCGCGTGAGGACATGCGGATGGCCCGGGTCAGCTACGAAATCCTTGGGTTGATCCCGGGCGGCGAGTTCCGCATCGACACCACCACACTGCGGCCCGGCAGGACCATCGAGCTGGTGCAGGCGGAGCTGGTGGCGGGGGGCCGGACCGCGATCCGCGCCATGGGGTGGCGGCTGCAGACCAGTGACACCGCGGAGGTGGCCGCCATTGAAGATGCTGCGATACCCGGCCCTGACGAATGCAAGCCTTACGATGGCGCCGCTGTATGGCCCGGAGGCTACATCCGGTCCCTTGAAATGCGCGTGGCCGAAGGGCACCGTCCGGGGGCCGGGAAAGTGTGGCTCCGTACCGACCACCCCCTCACCGACCGTGCGGACAGCGGGGACTTCGTCCGGCTCATGGGGCTCGTGGACACCGCGAACGGCATCGCGGCCCGCGTGCCGCCGGGCAAGGACAGCTACGCTTTCCCCAACCTGGACCTGCAGATCCACATGTACCGGCGGCCGGAGGGCGAATGGCTGGGACTGGACAACGCCGTGTCGTTTGGCCGGGACGGGATCGGGCTCACGTCCACCGTGCTGCACGACCGGCAGGGCCCATTCGGGCGGGCTGAACAGATCCTGACGCTGCGCAGGTCCTGA
- a CDS encoding glycosyltransferase: protein MPQAEDATVAAVHATSRNGGVRPRDLGLALAGAVSLVLAAGAASTVGVPVNSDLGLVAVLPYPYWVGLALLNITFVLALRGDARGPAGRPVMLWLLAVLVVELFGTAAFVTDIPRGEVAFRHLGIADALSSTKAVDPDIDAYFNWPGFFALLATVIKATGLEPVSIALWAPVFDVGLWLAALGVLTRSLTADPRRLWLVLWLFCLGNWQDQDYLSPQAFAFFLYLVVIALLVGPLAAHPGTFRGFRPAELAAWWRGKSPWEHRPQHRVGAFVVALLLVPVICASHQLTPFMMLIAMTALSLSGRVWTSRLPLITAVVLALWLVYPASAYLVGHPPLEDAGFQGAIAANVVDRVTGTPGHSLVVQVRMLLTLVLWALAAAGAVRDWHRKRLDIRVVLLAVTPLLLFPMQSYGGEMLIRVSLFALPFIALQASSVLLPRDGGTRLPFLAVMGLIPTFLLLSVLIETSRFGNTKFDIFTDSETAAVAEVERLAPHGAAIISAAHPTPWRSDAYLEHRYRTMDELCRRDLSAATCGPIFYNYARHNPAGAYVLLMRSTEASLELQGQSTQRNYAELEDWLKAQDGVELVFSNADARIYQLPTP from the coding sequence GTGCCCCAGGCAGAAGACGCAACAGTCGCCGCGGTTCATGCCACCAGCCGCAACGGAGGCGTGAGGCCCCGCGACCTGGGATTGGCGCTGGCAGGGGCCGTGTCGTTGGTGCTTGCTGCGGGGGCGGCTTCCACCGTGGGCGTGCCCGTCAACAGCGATCTTGGCCTCGTCGCCGTACTGCCCTACCCGTACTGGGTGGGGCTCGCACTTCTTAACATCACCTTCGTCCTGGCATTGCGGGGGGATGCCCGCGGACCGGCCGGCCGCCCGGTCATGCTGTGGCTCCTCGCGGTGCTTGTGGTGGAGCTCTTTGGGACCGCAGCATTTGTCACCGATATACCCCGGGGCGAAGTAGCCTTCCGGCACCTTGGGATCGCCGACGCGCTATCGAGCACAAAAGCGGTGGATCCGGACATTGACGCGTACTTCAACTGGCCTGGCTTCTTTGCCCTCCTGGCCACGGTCATCAAGGCAACAGGGCTCGAACCGGTGAGCATAGCGCTGTGGGCTCCGGTGTTTGACGTAGGGTTGTGGCTCGCCGCCCTGGGGGTCCTTACCCGGTCGCTGACCGCTGATCCGCGGCGGCTGTGGCTTGTGCTCTGGCTTTTCTGCCTCGGTAACTGGCAGGACCAGGACTACCTCTCTCCCCAGGCCTTCGCCTTCTTCCTGTACCTCGTTGTGATCGCCCTGCTCGTCGGCCCGCTGGCTGCGCACCCCGGCACGTTCCGCGGCTTCCGGCCCGCTGAACTGGCGGCTTGGTGGCGAGGGAAGTCGCCCTGGGAGCACCGACCGCAGCACCGGGTGGGCGCATTCGTCGTCGCCCTCCTGCTTGTCCCGGTGATCTGTGCAAGCCACCAGCTGACGCCCTTCATGATGCTCATTGCAATGACCGCCCTCAGCCTCAGCGGGCGTGTCTGGACCAGCCGGCTGCCCCTGATCACCGCTGTGGTGCTTGCGCTCTGGCTGGTTTACCCCGCCAGTGCCTATCTCGTCGGACATCCGCCCCTGGAGGATGCAGGGTTCCAAGGCGCGATTGCGGCGAACGTCGTCGACCGAGTGACCGGGACCCCCGGCCACTCGCTCGTGGTGCAGGTCCGGATGCTCCTGACCCTCGTCCTGTGGGCCCTTGCTGCGGCAGGGGCGGTACGCGACTGGCACAGGAAGCGTCTCGACATCAGGGTGGTCCTCCTTGCCGTCACCCCGCTGTTGCTCTTCCCGATGCAGTCATACGGCGGCGAAATGCTCATCCGCGTCTCGCTGTTTGCGCTGCCCTTCATCGCCCTGCAGGCCTCCTCTGTCCTGCTGCCAAGGGACGGCGGTACACGCCTTCCGTTCCTGGCCGTGATGGGCCTCATTCCCACTTTCCTGCTGCTGTCAGTGCTGATCGAGACCAGCAGGTTCGGGAACACAAAGTTCGACATCTTCACCGACAGTGAGACGGCCGCCGTCGCCGAAGTCGAGCGGCTCGCACCCCACGGGGCGGCGATCATTTCCGCTGCCCACCCCACACCGTGGCGAAGCGACGCTTACCTGGAACACCGGTACCGCACCATGGACGAGTTGTGCCGGCGGGACCTGTCCGCGGCGACCTGCGGCCCGATCTTCTACAACTACGCCCGGCACAACCCTGCAGGTGCCTACGTGCTGCTCATGCGGTCAACAGAGGCAAGCCTTGAGCTCCAAGGCCAGAGCACGCAACGCAACTATGCGGAACTCGAAGACTGGCTGAAGGCGCAGGACGGCGTGGAACTCGTCTTCAGCAATGCCGACGCGCGCATCTACCAGTTGCCAACGCCGTAA
- a CDS encoding TraR/DksA family transcriptional regulator — translation MPDFERFRVLLEEERARRVALLPALRADIAAANSARQDSNVDDEHDPEGATIAFELSQASALLKQSSAGLDQIEAALARLAGGTYGTCAVCGEAIAEGRLEARPWTPFCIRHASQGRGR, via the coding sequence ATGCCAGATTTCGAACGGTTCCGTGTGCTGCTCGAAGAGGAGCGGGCGCGGCGGGTGGCGCTGCTGCCGGCGCTGCGCGCGGACATCGCCGCGGCGAATTCGGCCCGCCAGGATTCCAACGTGGACGACGAACATGATCCGGAGGGCGCCACGATCGCCTTCGAACTTTCGCAGGCATCGGCGCTCTTGAAGCAAAGCTCGGCCGGCCTGGACCAGATCGAAGCGGCCCTGGCAAGGCTTGCCGGGGGAACTTATGGAACCTGCGCCGTCTGCGGGGAAGCCATCGCCGAAGGCAGGCTGGAAGCACGCCCATGGACCCCGTTTTGCATCCGGCACGCCTCCCAGGGGCGCGGACGGTGA
- a CDS encoding metallophosphoesterase family protein — MALNLVLIADTHVPKRARNLPGQVWDAVENADVVFHAGDWVEAALLDEFERRSNRFLGVYGNNDGPELRRRLPETATATLGGVRFAMVHETGPAKGRELRCEALYPDADVLVFGHSHIPWDTVSPNGLRLLNPGSPTDRRRQPACTFMEATVDAGQLAEVRLVEVQRG; from the coding sequence ATGGCGTTGAACCTGGTCCTGATTGCCGACACCCATGTCCCCAAACGAGCCCGGAACCTGCCCGGGCAGGTGTGGGACGCCGTCGAAAATGCCGACGTGGTGTTCCATGCAGGCGACTGGGTGGAGGCGGCGCTGCTGGACGAGTTCGAACGCCGCAGCAATCGGTTCCTGGGCGTTTATGGCAACAATGACGGCCCGGAACTGCGCCGCCGCCTGCCCGAAACCGCCACCGCCACCCTCGGCGGTGTCCGCTTTGCGATGGTCCACGAGACGGGGCCGGCCAAGGGGCGCGAACTGCGGTGCGAGGCGCTCTACCCGGATGCCGATGTTTTGGTCTTCGGCCACAGCCATATTCCCTGGGACACGGTGTCGCCGAACGGGCTGCGGCTGCTGAACCCGGGCTCACCCACGGACCGCCGCCGCCAGCCTGCGTGCACCTTCATGGAGGCCACGGTTGACGCGGGGCAGTTGGCGGAGGTCCGCCTGGTGGAAGTCCAGCGCGGCTGA